The Lysobacter capsici genome has a segment encoding these proteins:
- a CDS encoding heparinase II/III family protein gives MTSLSRLPRMWHTVRHLRPVQIYGRAWHRLHRPRVDASQAPPTAALRGRWIGCARTPTMLAARRFRFLNDEHELPADGWNSTALPKLWLYNLHYFDDLNADGADSRLRWHRDLIGQWIAANPPAAGNGWEPYCLSLRIVNWIKWRCAGHGLDDDTAEHAMLDSLATQTRYLRGRLERHLLGNHLWANYKALLFAGACFEGEQAQQWRELGLHGLRREIGEQILDDGGHFERSPMYHAILLEDLLDLIQLAERFPNAFPMHEVALWRERALGMFAWLAVMSHPDGRIAFFNDAAFGIAPTLAQLRAYAHALGIQVPATSGQPLQVLADSGYVRMQAGNAVLIADVGEIGPDYLPGHAHADTLSFELSIDGRRVLVNAGTSRYDIGAQRLWQRGTAAHNTVQIDGRDSSEVWSSFRVARRAHPLAVVHGVDDGGLWLDASHDGYRRLKGRPLHRRCWRLQAGCLRIEDAIDGGFESAVARFRIAPDLRVDGDRVRAKNEDVVRWQVEPPSALTRIDVSTYHPEFGLSQACEVIEVALEPTGRSVATFRWDG, from the coding sequence ATGACCTCGTTATCGCGATTGCCGCGCATGTGGCATACCGTGCGCCACCTGCGCCCGGTGCAGATCTACGGCCGCGCCTGGCACCGGCTGCATCGTCCGCGCGTGGACGCATCGCAGGCGCCGCCGACCGCGGCCCTGCGCGGACGCTGGATCGGTTGCGCGCGCACGCCCACGATGCTGGCCGCGCGTCGCTTCCGTTTCTTGAACGATGAGCACGAGCTGCCCGCCGACGGCTGGAACAGCACCGCGCTGCCCAAGCTATGGCTGTACAACCTGCACTACTTCGACGATCTCAACGCCGACGGCGCCGACTCGCGCCTGCGCTGGCATCGCGATCTGATCGGGCAATGGATCGCGGCCAATCCGCCGGCCGCGGGCAACGGCTGGGAGCCGTATTGCCTGTCGCTGCGCATCGTCAACTGGATCAAGTGGCGCTGCGCCGGTCACGGCCTGGACGACGACACGGCCGAACACGCCATGCTCGACAGTCTGGCGACCCAGACCCGCTACCTGCGTGGCCGCCTGGAACGGCATCTGCTCGGCAATCATCTGTGGGCCAACTACAAGGCCTTGCTGTTCGCCGGTGCGTGCTTCGAAGGCGAGCAGGCGCAGCAATGGCGCGAGCTGGGCCTGCACGGGCTGCGACGCGAGATCGGCGAGCAGATTCTCGATGATGGCGGCCACTTCGAACGCAGCCCGATGTACCACGCGATCCTGCTCGAAGACCTGCTCGATCTGATCCAGCTGGCCGAGCGGTTCCCGAACGCGTTTCCGATGCACGAGGTCGCGCTGTGGCGCGAGCGCGCCCTGGGCATGTTCGCCTGGCTCGCGGTGATGAGCCATCCCGACGGCCGCATCGCCTTCTTCAACGACGCCGCGTTCGGCATCGCGCCGACCCTGGCGCAACTGCGGGCCTACGCGCACGCGCTCGGCATCCAGGTGCCCGCGACGTCCGGACAACCCCTGCAGGTGCTGGCCGATTCGGGCTATGTGCGGATGCAGGCCGGCAATGCGGTGCTGATCGCCGACGTCGGCGAAATCGGCCCGGACTACCTGCCCGGCCACGCCCACGCCGACACGCTCAGCTTCGAGCTGTCGATCGACGGCCGGCGCGTGCTGGTCAACGCCGGCACCTCGCGCTACGACATCGGCGCGCAGCGGTTGTGGCAGCGCGGCACCGCGGCGCATAACACGGTGCAGATCGACGGCCGCGATTCGTCCGAGGTATGGAGCAGTTTCCGGGTGGCGCGGCGCGCGCATCCGCTCGCGGTGGTGCATGGCGTCGACGACGGCGGCCTGTGGCTGGACGCGAGCCACGACGGTTATCGGCGGCTCAAGGGCCGGCCGCTGCACCGTCGCTGCTGGCGCCTGCAGGCCGGTTGTCTGCGTATCGAGGACGCGATCGACGGCGGCTTCGAGAGCGCGGTCGCGCGTTTCCGCATCGCCCCGGACCTGCGCGTCGACGGCGATCGCGTGCGCGCCAAGAACGAGGACGTGGTGCGCTGGCAGGTCGAGCCGCCATCGGCGCTGACCCGCATCGATGTGAGCACCTATCACCCCGAATTCGGACTGAGCCAGGCCTGCGAAGTGATCGAAGTCGCGCTCGAACCCACCGGCCGATCGGTCGCCACCTTCCGCTGGGACGGCTGA
- a CDS encoding bi-domain-containing oxidoreductase: protein MQQVLQNLRDGSTEVADVPAPALRRGHLLIRSHITLVSAGTERMLVEFGKANMLQKARQQPDKVRMVLEKIRTDGLATTLDAVRSKLDQPLALGYCNVGTVIGVGPGVSGFEIGDRVASNGKHAEVVAVPVNLCAKIPDNVGDEAAAFTVLGAIALQGIRLVQPTLGETVVVTGLGLIGLITVQLLRAHGCRVLGIDYDPAKLAIAREYGAETVDLSKNEDPLAAAAAFSRGRGVDAVLITASTKSNEPVAQAAHMCRKRGRIVLIGVTGLELSRADFYEKELSFQVSCSYGPGRYDPSYEERGNDYPVGFVRWTEQRNFEAVLDMMASRAVQVQSLVTHRYGIAEAEHAYAVLGGGEPSLGIVLDYGLGEDIPEQLMRRKVPLHAKPSANEVPSEAGGSAIAFVGAGNYAGRVLIPAFARTGAKLHTLITNNGVGSVHYGKKFGFRNASTDTDAVLRDASVGSMVIATQHGSHAELVFKSLRRGKHVFVEKPLCLTLEELQTIEKAHSEQSVYGIPPVLMVGFNRRFAPQVRKMHALLAGVREPKAFVMTVNAGAIPADHWTQDPQLGGGRLIGEACHFVDLLRFLADSPIVSHQLTAVGNVAGVGIRSDRVSFTLSFADGSFGTVHYLANGDKSFPKERLEVFAAGRVLQLDNFRRLRGYGWPGFTRMNLWRQDKGQAACAQAFMQAVQGQAPAPIPIEQILEVARVTIELDASV from the coding sequence ATGCAACAAGTCCTGCAAAACCTGCGCGACGGCAGCACCGAAGTCGCCGACGTGCCCGCCCCGGCCCTGCGCCGCGGTCATCTGCTGATCCGCAGCCACATCACCCTGGTGTCGGCCGGCACCGAGCGCATGCTGGTCGAGTTCGGCAAGGCCAACATGCTGCAGAAGGCGCGCCAGCAGCCCGACAAGGTGCGCATGGTGCTGGAGAAGATCCGCACCGACGGCCTGGCCACCACCCTCGACGCGGTGCGCAGCAAGCTCGATCAACCGCTCGCGCTGGGCTATTGCAACGTCGGCACGGTGATCGGCGTCGGCCCCGGCGTCAGTGGTTTTGAGATCGGCGACCGGGTCGCGTCCAACGGCAAGCACGCCGAAGTGGTCGCGGTGCCGGTCAACCTGTGCGCGAAGATTCCCGACAACGTCGGCGACGAGGCCGCGGCGTTCACCGTGCTCGGCGCGATCGCGCTGCAGGGCATCCGCCTGGTCCAGCCGACCCTGGGCGAAACCGTGGTCGTTACCGGCCTGGGCCTGATCGGCCTGATCACCGTGCAGTTGCTGCGCGCGCACGGCTGTCGTGTGCTCGGCATCGACTACGACCCGGCCAAGCTGGCGATCGCGCGCGAGTACGGCGCGGAAACCGTCGATCTGTCCAAAAACGAGGACCCGCTCGCGGCCGCGGCGGCGTTCTCGCGCGGGCGCGGCGTCGATGCGGTGCTGATCACCGCCTCGACCAAGAGCAACGAACCGGTCGCGCAGGCCGCGCACATGTGCCGCAAGCGCGGCCGCATCGTCCTGATCGGCGTGACCGGGCTGGAACTGTCGCGCGCGGATTTCTACGAAAAGGAGCTGTCGTTTCAGGTTTCGTGCTCGTACGGCCCGGGCCGCTACGACCCGTCCTACGAAGAACGCGGCAACGATTATCCGGTCGGCTTCGTGCGCTGGACCGAGCAACGCAATTTCGAGGCCGTGCTCGACATGATGGCCAGCCGCGCGGTGCAGGTGCAGTCGCTGGTCACCCATCGCTACGGCATCGCCGAGGCCGAGCACGCCTACGCCGTGCTCGGCGGCGGCGAACCTTCGCTCGGCATCGTGCTCGATTACGGCCTGGGCGAAGACATTCCCGAACAGCTGATGCGGCGCAAGGTGCCGCTGCACGCAAAACCGTCCGCGAACGAAGTGCCCAGCGAGGCCGGCGGCAGCGCGATCGCCTTCGTCGGCGCCGGCAATTACGCCGGCCGGGTGCTGATCCCGGCGTTCGCGCGCACCGGCGCCAAGCTGCACACGCTGATCACCAACAACGGCGTCGGCAGCGTCCATTACGGCAAGAAGTTCGGTTTCCGCAACGCCAGCACCGATACCGACGCGGTGTTGCGCGATGCCAGCGTGGGCTCGATGGTGATCGCGACCCAGCACGGCAGCCACGCCGAACTGGTGTTCAAGTCGCTGCGCCGCGGCAAGCACGTGTTCGTCGAAAAACCGCTGTGCCTGACGCTTGAAGAACTGCAGACCATCGAAAAGGCCCATTCGGAGCAATCGGTATACGGCATCCCGCCGGTGCTGATGGTCGGCTTCAACCGCCGCTTCGCCCCGCAGGTGCGCAAGATGCACGCGCTGCTGGCCGGCGTGCGCGAACCCAAGGCCTTCGTCATGACCGTCAATGCCGGCGCGATCCCGGCCGATCATTGGACCCAGGACCCGCAGCTCGGCGGCGGACGCCTGATCGGCGAAGCCTGCCACTTCGTCGACTTGCTGCGCTTCCTCGCCGATTCGCCGATCGTGAGCCATCAACTCACCGCGGTCGGCAACGTGGCCGGCGTCGGCATCCGCAGCGACCGGGTCAGTTTCACCCTGAGTTTCGCCGACGGTTCGTTCGGCACCGTGCATTACCTCGCCAACGGCGACAAATCCTTTCCGAAGGAACGCCTGGAAGTATTCGCCGCCGGACGCGTGCTGCAACTGGACAACTTCCGCCGCCTGCGCGGCTACGGCTGGCCCGGTTTCACCCGCATGAACCTGTGGCGCCAGGACAAGGGCCAGGCGGCCTGCGCGCAGGCCTTCATGCAGGCGGTACAGGGCCAGGCGCCGGCGCCGATTCCGATCGAGCAGATTCTGGAAGTCGCGCGCGTGACCATCGAACTGGACGCCAGCGTCTGA
- a CDS encoding O-antigen ligase family protein translates to MRIPAPRLFLAPAALGAFLLSGWASVFFSVDTELVQYAAIAATIVLGAFSLSYSGLNRFAFLLPIIATLIVFAQISFLDTRQPHPPKELKFYLILVFCAYCACFVLRGAAAEHFVRIYVALCFALSLAALGFNRTADTGAQRLMQGDGNPIWIARAAGTAIMYFAYRLLIEPRHRGLRLLALLPCVAALILAGSRGPILSLMLGLGALLLMTNRGALLLSRKVWAAGLVVVLLAIAAVVLAPQGIQDRLASLFVSNYSGSDVLRMNLYEVSFGMLRETLFGHGFGAFEASGALQPYPHNLLIEALIEPGLIFSVFFFALIGYAIRRLYLSAKRDQGRELVPTFLCALAIYSLANAMFSGDITSPKELYLCLFFALSTALVVRRTPQPSPPPRHPIPT, encoded by the coding sequence ATGCGCATTCCCGCTCCCCGCCTGTTCCTGGCACCGGCCGCGCTCGGCGCGTTCCTGCTGTCGGGCTGGGCCTCGGTGTTCTTCAGCGTGGACACCGAACTGGTGCAGTACGCGGCGATCGCCGCGACCATCGTGCTGGGTGCGTTTTCGCTGTCGTATTCGGGCTTGAACCGGTTCGCGTTCCTGCTGCCGATCATCGCCACCTTGATCGTGTTCGCGCAGATTTCTTTTCTGGACACGCGCCAGCCGCATCCGCCCAAGGAACTGAAGTTCTATCTGATCCTGGTGTTCTGCGCCTACTGCGCCTGCTTCGTGCTGCGCGGCGCGGCGGCCGAGCATTTCGTGCGCATCTACGTGGCGTTGTGCTTCGCCCTGAGCCTGGCCGCGCTGGGCTTCAACCGCACCGCCGACACCGGCGCGCAGCGCCTGATGCAGGGCGACGGCAACCCGATCTGGATCGCGCGCGCCGCCGGCACCGCGATCATGTACTTCGCCTACCGCTTGTTGATCGAGCCGCGTCATCGCGGCCTGCGCCTGCTCGCGCTGCTGCCGTGCGTGGCGGCCTTGATCCTGGCCGGTTCGCGCGGCCCGATCCTGTCCTTGATGCTCGGCCTGGGCGCGCTGCTGCTGATGACCAACCGCGGCGCGCTGCTGCTGTCGCGCAAGGTCTGGGCGGCGGGGCTTGTGGTCGTGCTGCTGGCGATCGCGGCGGTGGTGCTGGCGCCGCAGGGCATCCAGGATCGCCTCGCCAGCCTGTTCGTCAGCAACTACAGCGGCAGCGACGTGCTGCGCATGAATCTGTACGAGGTCTCGTTCGGCATGTTGCGCGAAACCTTGTTCGGCCACGGCTTCGGCGCGTTCGAGGCCAGCGGCGCGCTGCAGCCGTATCCGCACAACCTGCTGATCGAAGCGCTGATCGAGCCGGGACTGATCTTCAGCGTGTTTTTCTTCGCCTTGATCGGTTACGCGATCCGGCGCCTGTACCTCAGCGCCAAGCGCGATCAGGGCCGCGAGCTGGTGCCGACCTTCCTGTGCGCGCTGGCGATCTATTCGCTGGCCAACGCGATGTTCAGCGGCGACATCACCAGCCCGAAGGAACTGTACCTGTGCCTGTTCTTCGCGCTGTCGACCGCGCTGGTGGTGCGGCGGACGCCGCAGCCATCGCCACCACCCCGGCATCCAATCCCGACCTGA
- a CDS encoding acyltransferase, whose amino-acid sequence MKVLRLIKKAVVLTVIRVGWFIKPGLVTRLYAWFLRSEGANVEADPNYLSAKIWFDGTDYSLISLGRGCTISSNVRILTHDWAIHTVAKELGLKFDTPQGRIRPISIGRHAFIGTGSIIMPGTDIGAGCIVGAGTVVRGTIPPLSIVIGNPSQIVGSVSDYVDKSLRKGREA is encoded by the coding sequence ATGAAAGTCCTGCGATTGATCAAGAAAGCCGTGGTCCTGACCGTGATCCGGGTCGGCTGGTTCATCAAGCCCGGCCTGGTGACGCGTCTGTACGCCTGGTTCCTGCGTTCGGAAGGCGCCAACGTCGAGGCCGATCCGAATTACCTGTCGGCCAAGATCTGGTTCGACGGCACCGACTATTCGCTGATCAGCCTCGGCCGCGGCTGCACCATCTCCAGCAACGTGCGCATCCTCACCCACGACTGGGCGATCCACACCGTCGCCAAGGAACTCGGGCTCAAGTTCGACACGCCGCAAGGGCGGATCCGGCCGATTTCGATCGGCCGCCACGCCTTCATCGGCACCGGCTCGATCATCATGCCCGGCACCGACATCGGCGCGGGCTGCATCGTCGGCGCCGGCACGGTGGTGCGCGGCACGATTCCGCCGTTGAGCATCGTGATCGGCAATCCCAGCCAGATCGTCGGCTCGGTCAGCGACTACGTCGACAAATCGCTGCGCAAGGGCCGCGAGGCCTGA
- a CDS encoding oligosaccharide flippase family protein, whose protein sequence is MMRRLIGTASLSALSALASRGALFAGVLAAAHFLGPTAFGQFTLIQTTALLFTTFCALSLGQMATKIVSEAVATRPDRIAAALTVSYGSALLASLLFAGLLLVFSQPLALRVGGSADLVAVYASSSLLVLTGFIGAVQNGVALALHKVKQQALANLITAPLVFAIMLLAASRRDIGWAVYGSIAAQWLIVIGQERVLRRYRREHDCALSWSAPRREDWSVVWRLGLPSSLSGLLTMPAIWLSMAMLSHSVGGATELGNFSLGNQARSILLFGMGVVANATLPLLASAAARGASGEASTALRHSIALLVIATSAIAMVLAMAAPFFIHRLAPAYIDAIVPLQWLLLSAIATAPTTVLMRKATADGRPGVLLAGNGVFALALIGASVASLHLHGGATGLAIAYLIASSLQLATYSLCNRHEFRWNSAPGGSR, encoded by the coding sequence ATGATGCGACGCCTGATCGGCACCGCCAGTCTGTCCGCGCTCAGCGCGCTCGCCTCGCGCGGCGCGCTGTTCGCCGGCGTGCTCGCGGCCGCGCATTTCCTCGGCCCGACCGCGTTCGGCCAGTTCACCCTGATCCAGACCACCGCGCTGCTGTTCACCACGTTCTGCGCGCTGAGCCTGGGCCAGATGGCGACCAAGATCGTGTCCGAGGCGGTGGCGACCCGGCCCGATCGCATCGCCGCGGCGCTGACCGTGTCCTACGGCTCGGCGCTGCTGGCGTCGCTGCTGTTCGCCGGTCTGCTGCTGGTGTTTTCGCAGCCGTTGGCGCTGCGCGTCGGCGGATCGGCGGACCTGGTCGCGGTGTACGCGAGTTCTTCGTTGCTGGTGCTGACCGGTTTCATCGGCGCGGTCCAGAACGGGGTCGCGCTGGCCTTGCACAAGGTCAAGCAGCAGGCGCTGGCGAACCTGATCACCGCGCCGCTGGTGTTCGCGATCATGCTGCTGGCGGCGAGCCGGCGCGATATCGGCTGGGCGGTGTACGGATCGATCGCGGCGCAATGGCTGATCGTGATCGGTCAGGAACGCGTATTGCGCCGCTACCGTCGCGAGCACGATTGCGCCTTGTCGTGGTCGGCGCCCCGGCGCGAGGACTGGTCGGTGGTGTGGCGGCTGGGCCTGCCCTCGTCGCTGTCGGGCCTGCTGACCATGCCGGCGATCTGGCTGTCGATGGCGATGCTGTCGCACAGCGTCGGCGGCGCGACCGAGCTGGGCAATTTCTCGCTCGGCAATCAGGCCCGCTCGATCCTGCTGTTCGGCATGGGCGTGGTCGCCAACGCCACCCTGCCCCTGCTGGCCTCGGCGGCCGCGCGCGGCGCCAGCGGCGAAGCCAGTACCGCCCTGCGCCATTCGATCGCCCTGCTGGTGATCGCCACCAGCGCGATCGCGATGGTGCTGGCGATGGCCGCGCCGTTCTTCATCCATCGCCTCGCGCCGGCTTACATCGACGCGATCGTGCCGCTGCAATGGCTGCTGTTGTCGGCCATCGCGACCGCGCCGACCACGGTGCTGATGCGCAAGGCCACCGCCGACGGACGCCCCGGCGTGCTGCTGGCCGGCAACGGCGTGTTCGCGCTGGCGTTGATCGGCGCCAGCGTGGCCTCGCTGCATCTGCACGGCGGCGCGACCGGGCTGGCGATCGCCTACCTGATCGCTTCGAGCCTGCAACTGGCGACCTATTCCCTGTGCAACCGCCACGAGTTCCGCTGGAACTCGGCCCCCGGCGGCAGCCGATGA
- the wecC gene encoding UDP-N-acetyl-D-mannosamine dehydrogenase, whose protein sequence is MSFDTVSVIGLGYIGLPTAAAFAAARKRVIGIDVTASIVDTINRGEIHIIEPELDTAVRAAVSGGFLRASLRPEAADAFLIAVPTPFKNDHEPDLSYIEAAAKSLAPVLRKGDLVVLESTSPVGATEQLAAWLAAARPDLSFPQDAGEQADVNIAYCPERVLPGHVMRELIENDRVIGGMTARCSQRACELYKSFVRGECIVTNARTAEMCKLTENAFRDVNIAFANELSIICDKLGINVWDLVGLANRHPRVNILQPGPGVGGHCIAVDPWFIVDSAPEEARLIRTAREVNNGKPGWVINKIDEAIAQAKADGKQNEDLTIAVFGLAFKPDIDDLRESPALDIAVELAGRHPGRVLAVEPHISVLPAKLDSSKLILVDLPTASAQADIAVLLVDHKPFKDHSLPSHMKIIDTKGIWT, encoded by the coding sequence ATGAGTTTCGACACCGTCAGCGTCATCGGCCTGGGTTACATCGGGCTTCCCACCGCCGCCGCCTTCGCGGCCGCGCGCAAGCGCGTGATCGGCATCGACGTCACCGCCTCGATCGTCGACACCATCAACCGCGGCGAGATCCACATCATCGAACCCGAGCTCGACACCGCGGTGCGCGCCGCGGTATCCGGCGGCTTCCTGCGCGCCTCGCTGCGGCCCGAGGCCGCCGACGCCTTCCTGATCGCGGTGCCGACGCCGTTCAAGAACGATCACGAACCCGACCTGAGCTATATCGAAGCGGCGGCGAAATCGCTGGCGCCGGTGCTGCGCAAGGGTGATCTGGTGGTGCTCGAATCGACCTCGCCGGTCGGCGCGACCGAACAGCTGGCCGCCTGGCTGGCCGCCGCGCGTCCCGACCTGAGCTTTCCGCAGGACGCCGGCGAGCAGGCCGACGTCAACATCGCCTACTGCCCCGAGCGCGTGCTGCCCGGGCATGTGATGCGCGAACTGATCGAGAACGACCGGGTGATCGGCGGCATGACCGCGCGTTGCTCGCAGCGCGCCTGCGAGTTGTACAAGAGCTTCGTGCGCGGCGAATGCATCGTCACCAACGCGCGCACCGCGGAGATGTGCAAGCTCACCGAGAACGCGTTCCGCGACGTCAACATCGCCTTCGCCAACGAGCTGTCGATCATCTGCGACAAGCTCGGCATCAACGTTTGGGACCTGGTCGGTCTGGCCAATCGCCATCCGCGCGTGAATATCCTTCAGCCCGGTCCGGGCGTCGGCGGCCACTGCATCGCGGTCGACCCGTGGTTCATCGTCGACAGCGCGCCGGAAGAAGCGCGACTGATCCGCACCGCGCGCGAGGTCAACAACGGCAAGCCCGGCTGGGTCATCAACAAGATCGACGAAGCGATCGCGCAGGCCAAGGCCGACGGCAAACAGAACGAGGACCTGACCATCGCGGTGTTCGGCCTGGCGTTCAAGCCCGATATCGACGATCTGCGCGAAAGCCCGGCGCTGGACATCGCGGTCGAACTGGCCGGCCGCCATCCCGGCCGCGTGCTCGCGGTCGAGCCGCATATCTCGGTGCTGCCGGCCAAGCTCGATTCATCGAAGTTGATTCTGGTGGATCTGCCGACCGCCAGCGCCCAGGCCGATATCGCGGTGCTGCTGGTCGATCACAAACCGTTCAAGGACCACAGCCTGCCCAGCCATATGAAGATCATCGACACCAAGGGCATCTGGACCTGA
- the wecB gene encoding non-hydrolyzing UDP-N-acetylglucosamine 2-epimerase, whose protein sequence is MLKEQFVIACALTLLVTCIAMYAMYPAANALGLIDRPNARKKHKGHVPVIGGLCFFAGLLAGAVYLGLHDRFALCLLGSAALIVVIGAVDDARDLSVRTRLLVQTGAAALMMSGSGLYLDHLGDLFGTGAIRLGWLGIPVTLIAVVGMINAFNMLDGIDGLAGSLALVCIGAIFLFGGGSAGVGGALPVLLLLFTALTPYLFVNLGGVPGRKLFMGDAGSMLIGYVLAWSLIWLSQRGSPRIDAAEAAWCVALPVFETLTVMYRRVRKGLSPFKPDRQHLHYMLIDQGRSPNNALLTMIGIACSLIALGYALRQQPVGIGLLLFAAALCVYAITLSYGGKLKRALLEPAADNDGELAFSPQNPVKLPDAEAPVPLAYARNGLAGELAAAPAPMPAGAMPQAARTIKTLCVFGTRPEAIKMGPLALMLAQDPRFDARVCVTGQHRQMLDQVLQLFEIQPHFDLDIMKPGQDLTDITTAILTGMKKVLSELKPDVVLVHGDTSTTMATTLAAYYQQIPVAHVEAGLRTGNLYSPWPEEANRKLTGALASMHFAPTELSGRNLLDEGIPTGRIQITGNTVIDALREVLLRIENTPALRSELESQFAFLDPKRRVVLVTGHRRESFGGGFERICHALRDTALRHPDVDIVYPVHLNPQVREPVNRLLRDIPTIHLIEPLDYLPFVYLMNAAYIILTDSGGIQEEAPSLGKPVLVMRDTTERPEAVSAGTVKLVGTDRKLIADGITALLEDRAAYEAMSFAHNPYGDGKACQRIVEALALFKHGESRLAA, encoded by the coding sequence ATGTTGAAAGAACAATTCGTCATAGCGTGCGCGCTGACTTTATTGGTCACCTGCATCGCGATGTACGCGATGTACCCCGCCGCCAACGCGCTGGGGCTGATCGACCGTCCCAACGCGCGCAAAAAACACAAAGGCCATGTGCCGGTGATCGGCGGCCTGTGTTTCTTCGCCGGGCTGCTCGCCGGCGCGGTCTATCTGGGCCTGCACGATCGTTTCGCGCTATGCCTGCTCGGCAGCGCCGCGCTGATCGTGGTGATCGGCGCGGTCGACGACGCCAGGGACTTGAGCGTGCGCACCCGGTTGCTGGTGCAGACCGGCGCGGCCGCCTTGATGATGTCCGGCAGCGGCCTGTATCTGGATCACCTCGGCGATCTGTTCGGCACCGGCGCGATCCGCCTGGGCTGGCTCGGCATTCCGGTCACGCTGATCGCGGTGGTCGGCATGATCAATGCCTTCAACATGCTCGACGGCATCGACGGACTCGCCGGCAGCCTGGCCCTGGTCTGCATCGGCGCGATCTTCCTGTTCGGCGGCGGCAGCGCCGGCGTGGGCGGCGCGCTGCCGGTGCTGTTGCTGCTGTTCACCGCATTGACGCCGTATTTGTTCGTCAATCTCGGCGGCGTGCCCGGGCGCAAACTGTTCATGGGCGACGCCGGCAGCATGCTGATCGGCTATGTGCTCGCCTGGAGCCTGATCTGGCTGAGCCAGCGCGGCTCGCCGCGCATCGACGCGGCCGAGGCGGCATGGTGCGTGGCCCTGCCGGTGTTCGAAACCCTCACCGTGATGTACCGCCGCGTGCGCAAGGGCCTGTCGCCGTTCAAGCCCGATCGACAGCACCTGCACTACATGCTGATCGACCAGGGCCGTTCGCCGAACAATGCGCTGCTGACCATGATCGGGATCGCCTGCAGCCTGATCGCGCTGGGCTATGCGCTGCGCCAGCAACCGGTCGGGATCGGCCTGCTGCTGTTCGCCGCGGCGCTGTGCGTGTATGCGATCACTCTGTCGTACGGCGGCAAGCTCAAGCGCGCCTTGCTCGAACCGGCCGCGGACAACGACGGCGAACTGGCGTTTTCGCCGCAGAACCCGGTCAAACTGCCCGACGCCGAAGCGCCGGTGCCGCTGGCGTACGCCCGCAACGGTCTGGCCGGCGAACTCGCGGCCGCGCCCGCGCCGATGCCTGCCGGCGCGATGCCGCAGGCCGCGCGCACGATCAAGACCCTGTGCGTGTTCGGCACCCGTCCCGAAGCGATCAAGATGGGGCCGCTGGCTCTGATGCTGGCCCAGGACCCGCGCTTCGACGCCCGCGTGTGCGTCACCGGCCAGCATCGGCAGATGCTCGACCAGGTGCTGCAGTTGTTCGAGATCCAGCCGCATTTCGATCTGGACATCATGAAGCCCGGCCAGGACCTGACCGACATCACCACCGCGATCCTGACCGGCATGAAGAAGGTGCTGTCGGAACTCAAGCCCGATGTGGTGCTGGTCCACGGCGACACCTCGACCACCATGGCGACCACCTTGGCCGCGTACTACCAGCAGATTCCGGTCGCCCACGTCGAGGCCGGTCTGCGTACCGGCAACCTGTATTCGCCGTGGCCGGAAGAAGCCAACCGCAAGCTCACCGGCGCGCTGGCGTCGATGCATTTCGCACCGACCGAACTGTCCGGGCGCAACCTGCTCGACGAAGGCATTCCGACCGGGCGCATCCAGATCACCGGCAATACCGTGATCGATGCCTTGCGCGAGGTGCTGCTCAGAATCGAGAACACCCCCGCGTTGCGCAGCGAGCTCGAGTCGCAGTTCGCGTTCCTCGATCCGAAGCGGCGGGTGGTGCTGGTCACCGGTCACCGTCGCGAAAGCTTCGGCGGCGGTTTCGAACGCATCTGCCACGCGCTGCGCGACACCGCGCTGCGCCATCCCGATGTCGACATCGTCTACCCGGTGCATCTCAATCCGCAGGTACGCGAACCGGTCAACCGTCTGCTGCGCGATATTCCGACCATCCACCTGATCGAGCCGCTGGACTACCTGCCCTTCGTCTACCTGATGAACGCCGCGTACATCATCCTGACCGACTCGGGCGGCATCCAGGAAGAAGCGCCGTCGCTCGGCAAGCCGGTGCTGGTCATGCGCGACACCACCGAACGTCCCGAAGCGGTGTCGGCCGGCACGGTCAAGCTGGTCGGCACCGACCGCAAGCTGATCGCCGACGGCATCACCGCGTTGCTCGAAGACCGCGCCGCCTACGAGGCGATGAGCTTCGCGCATAACCCCTACGGCGACGGCAAGGCCTGCCAGCGCATCGTCGAAGCGCTGGCCCTGTTCAAGCACGGCGAATCGCGCCTGGCCGCCTGA